In the Afipia sp. GAS231 genome, CCGGCTGACACCGGTCATCTCGCAGAGCTCGCGCTCGATCAGCCGCTGGCCCGGTTTCAGCTTTCCGGACATGATCGCCTCGCGCAGCTTCTGCGCGACCATCGAGCGGACGGTTGGAACGTCCTCGATCCGTAGCGTGGATTGCAATTCAGCGCGTTTGTCCATGGTTGACCGCCTTCGTGTCGGCTCCGATTCGATAGCGATGTAGGGGCAGAATCAGTATCTCCGCAATCTGAACATGGGGTGGCTGGTCCAGCGCAAAGCCTCCGTCATTGGCACTCTCCTGGCGGGGCTGGCCGATGGTGCTCATGTGACGGACCATCCGCCATCGATCGGAAGCGTAGCCCCCGTGATATCCTGCGCCGCCGGACTGCACAGGAAGGCCGCCATGGCGCCGACGGCTTCCAGCGCGATGAACCGCCCGGTCGGCTGCCGGGTCGCCAGATAGTCGCTGGTGGTCTCGTCGATGGAGCGGCCTTCGCTGGCCGCGATCGACGCAATTTTTTCCTGAATGGCCGGCGTCGGCAGCGTGCCCGGACACAGCGCGTTGCAGGTGATCCCGCTCCGTGTGGTCTCGATGGCGACCGCGCGGGTCATGCCGACGATGGCGGTCTTGGTGGTGACGTAGTCAATACGATCAGGCACGGCGCGGGTCGAATAGATCGACGCCATGTTGATGATGCGGCCCCATTGCCGCGCCTTCATGCCGGGCAGCGCGAGGCGGATCAGGTGGAACGGCGCCGACACGTTGACGGCGAGCGCCCGGTCCCATCGTTCCGGCGGAAAGTGCTCGACCGGCGAGAAATGCCGCACCACCGCATTGTTGACGAGGATGTCGACCGCACCGACGCGGCCGAGCAGGGCGGCCATCATGGCTTCGATCGCAGCACGCTGCGACAGATCGGCGGCAATGCTGACGACCTCGACGCCGAATTGCGCGCGAAGACGATCGCCCGAGGCAGCGGGCTCGGCCAGATCGTGCAGGACGATGTTGGCCCCGGCGCCGGCAAGGCTTTCGGCCACGGCGAG is a window encoding:
- a CDS encoding SDR family oxidoreductase; the encoded protein is MLKGKWALVTGATAGLGLAVAESLAGAGANIVLHDLAEPAASGDRLRAQFGVEVVSIAADLSQRAAIEAMMAALLGRVGAVDILVNNAVVRHFSPVEHFPPERWDRALAVNVSAPFHLIRLALPGMKARQWGRIINMASIYSTRAVPDRIDYVTTKTAIVGMTRAVAIETTRSGITCNALCPGTLPTPAIQEKIASIAASEGRSIDETTSDYLATRQPTGRFIALEAVGAMAAFLCSPAAQDITGATLPIDGGWSVT